The following coding sequences are from one Candidatus Methylomirabilota bacterium window:
- the secG gene encoding preprotein translocase subunit SecG, translating to MIIALSVLHLLIAVVLVVIVLLQSGKGADIGAAFGGGSSQTVFGGRGAATFLSKLTLAAAVLFMVSSLLLTILSERRGTSSVITEERVKQTAPAPASPPTGVPAPSTSPAGQTPQGQVPSAAK from the coding sequence ATGATCATCGCGCTTTCCGTTTTGCATCTGCTTATTGCAGTGGTACTCGTCGTGATTGTGCTCCTTCAGAGCGGCAAGGGCGCCGATATTGGCGCCGCATTTGGCGGCGGCTCGAGTCAGACCGTCTTCGGTGGGCGCGGCGCGGCGACCTTCTTGAGTAAGCTGACGCTGGCGGCGGCTGTGCTCTTTATGGTCTCTTCGCTCTTACTGACTATTTTGTCGGAGCGCAGGGGTACTTCCTCGGTGATTACAGAGGAACGGGTCAAGCAGACCGCCCCGGCTCCCGCATCTCCTCCGACCGGTGTTCCAGCGCCGTCAACGTCTCCAGCCGGACAGACGCCGCAGGGGCAGGTCCCTTCAGCCGCTAAGTAG
- a CDS encoding glutamate mutase L has product MTAILATDCGSTTTKAILIEKVGEEYRQTFRGESPTTVEAPFDDVTRGVLNAIQEVEELSGRKILDGEKILTPAEEGRGVDLYVSTSSAGGGLQMMVAGVVMAMTAESAQRCALGAGAIVMDVLAGNDGRAAHEKIERIRVLRPDMILLSGGTDGGTISHVVELAEYIRAADPKPRLGGSFKLPVIFAGNKDARNRVQEILGDRTALVMTDNIRPILERENLGPARHTIHDLFLEHVMAQAPGYGTLMGWTGAPIMPTPAAVGLIMEQAAKAQGLNLLGVDIGGATTDVFSVMDGQFTRTVSANLGMSYSVSNVLAEAGIEKIERWLVEPIAEQELRNRIKNKMIRPTTIPQTLADLALEQAIAREALRLAFDQHKALAVSLKGVQQERTIADAFEQEEGGKSLIDLYRIDLIIGSGGILSHAPRRVQAMMMMIDAYQPLGLTQLAVDSIFMMPHLGVLSQVNERAATEVFLKDCLVPLGSCLAAEGRAKRGEPCFAYTARFPDGRQAQGTLRFGEILCLDLPTGAEAELLAEPSKGFDLGAGKGKPVTVKVKGGVVGLILDARGRPLYLAEEESERVTQLRDWAAAMDLYPTYTLSPNP; this is encoded by the coding sequence ATGACGGCGATCCTGGCCACCGACTGCGGGAGCACGACCACCAAGGCGATTCTGATCGAGAAGGTGGGGGAGGAGTACCGTCAGACCTTCCGCGGCGAGTCCCCGACCACCGTAGAGGCTCCATTCGACGATGTGACGCGCGGGGTGCTGAACGCCATTCAGGAGGTGGAGGAGCTGTCGGGGCGGAAGATCCTGGATGGGGAGAAGATTCTGACGCCTGCCGAGGAGGGCCGCGGTGTTGATCTTTACGTCTCCACGAGCAGCGCCGGTGGAGGCCTCCAGATGATGGTGGCGGGCGTAGTGATGGCCATGACGGCGGAGAGCGCCCAACGGTGCGCCCTTGGCGCCGGCGCCATCGTCATGGACGTTCTGGCCGGCAATGATGGCAGGGCTGCCCATGAGAAGATCGAGCGGATCAGGGTGCTGAGGCCCGATATGATCCTGCTGTCGGGCGGGACCGATGGCGGAACGATCTCACACGTGGTTGAGTTGGCGGAGTATATCCGGGCGGCCGATCCGAAGCCTCGGCTCGGCGGGAGCTTTAAGCTTCCGGTTATCTTTGCCGGAAACAAAGATGCGCGGAATCGGGTTCAGGAGATTCTGGGCGATCGAACGGCCCTCGTCATGACCGACAACATCCGGCCCATCCTGGAGCGGGAGAATCTCGGACCGGCCCGCCACACGATCCACGACCTGTTTCTCGAGCATGTCATGGCTCAGGCGCCGGGGTACGGAACGCTTATGGGGTGGACGGGTGCGCCGATCATGCCGACGCCCGCCGCCGTCGGCCTCATCATGGAGCAGGCGGCAAAGGCGCAGGGGTTGAACCTGCTGGGTGTGGATATCGGCGGTGCCACAACGGATGTGTTCTCAGTGATGGACGGGCAGTTTACCCGCACAGTCAGCGCCAATCTGGGGATGAGTTATAGCGTAAGTAATGTCCTGGCCGAGGCCGGTATCGAAAAGATCGAACGGTGGCTGGTCGAACCGATTGCAGAGCAGGAGCTGCGGAATCGGATCAAGAATAAGATGATCCGCCCCACCACGATCCCTCAGACGTTGGCGGATCTGGCCCTGGAGCAGGCGATCGCTCGGGAGGCACTCCGTCTTGCCTTTGACCAACACAAGGCGCTGGCCGTCAGTCTGAAGGGTGTTCAGCAGGAACGAACCATCGCGGATGCCTTCGAGCAGGAAGAGGGCGGGAAGAGCCTCATCGACCTCTACCGGATCGATCTCATCATCGGGAGCGGCGGGATCCTGTCCCATGCGCCGCGCCGCGTTCAGGCGATGATGATGATGATCGACGCCTACCAGCCGCTTGGACTGACGCAACTCGCAGTAGACAGTATCTTCATGATGCCGCACCTCGGTGTGCTGTCCCAGGTCAACGAGCGAGCCGCCACTGAGGTTTTTCTGAAAGATTGTCTGGTTCCACTGGGCAGTTGCCTGGCCGCCGAGGGGAGGGCGAAGCGCGGCGAGCCGTGTTTCGCATATACCGCCCGATTTCCAGATGGTCGGCAAGCGCAGGGTACGCTTCGCTTCGGGGAGATTCTTTGCCTCGATCTTCCCACCGGAGCAGAAGCCGAACTTCTGGCGGAGCCGTCGAAGGGCTTTGATCTGGGGGCCGGGAAGGGGAAGCCGGTGACGGTGAAGGTAAAAGGCGGCGTAGTCGGGCTGATCTTGGATGCCAGAGGACGGCCGCTCTACCTGGCAGAGGAGGAATCGGAGCGAGTTACCCAACTGCGTGACTGGGCAGCAGCAATGGATCTGTATCCTACATACACCCTATCCCCTAACCCCTAA
- a CDS encoding response regulator transcription factor — protein sequence MSSIRIVIAEDDPGLRELAREQLACVPDFQVAAEACDGLEAIADVARLDPDILILDLDLPGIDGFEVLRLVRWFNPNTRVIIRSGHDEEEIIQQTLELGARGYIVKGERTSLEKVIRAVERGEVWARRRVLAQALDHLIGLAGSILQATEGEPAPA from the coding sequence ATGTCATCTATTCGAATCGTTATTGCTGAGGATGATCCTGGGCTTCGCGAGCTGGCTCGGGAGCAGCTCGCATGCGTGCCAGACTTTCAAGTTGCTGCAGAGGCGTGTGACGGGCTGGAGGCGATTGCTGACGTCGCGCGGCTGGACCCGGACATACTGATTCTTGATCTGGATCTGCCGGGGATCGATGGCTTCGAGGTCCTCAGGCTGGTTCGATGGTTCAACCCGAACACAAGAGTAATTATTCGCTCCGGCCATGACGAAGAAGAGATCATCCAGCAGACACTTGAACTCGGGGCCAGAGGATACATCGTTAAAGGCGAGAGAACCAGCCTGGAAAAGGTGATCCGAGCTGTGGAGCGTGGGGAGGTGTGGGCCAGGCGGCGAGTGTTGGCGCAAGCGCTGGATCACCTCATTGGTCTTGCCGGTTCGATCCTTCAGGCAACCGAAGGGGAGCCGGCGCCCGCATAA
- a CDS encoding response regulator transcription factor — protein sequence MNRITVLIADDHALFREGLRMLLEQESTISVVGEAADGLQAVSMAETLQPDILLLDIQMPGLGGIEALPQIHKKSPRTRVLILSGFSDDEFMIQALQLGAKGYLEKTLSHKDVARAIRATYNGEIWADRKVLTHVLENLYRKVHGVNAPLLETQETLTDREQEIVRWVIQGMTNKEIAVRLGISDKTVKSHLSNVFSKLKISRRLELTLHRIAERNS from the coding sequence ATGAATCGGATTACGGTACTCATCGCTGACGATCATGCCCTTTTTCGAGAAGGACTGCGGATGCTGTTGGAGCAAGAGTCGACCATTTCCGTGGTCGGAGAGGCCGCTGATGGCCTCCAGGCCGTCAGCATGGCTGAAACGCTTCAACCGGATATCCTGCTACTGGACATCCAGATGCCTGGGCTTGGAGGTATTGAGGCGCTCCCGCAGATCCACAAGAAATCTCCCCGGACACGTGTGTTAATCCTCTCCGGATTTTCCGACGATGAGTTCATGATCCAAGCCTTACAACTTGGCGCGAAAGGATATTTGGAAAAAACACTCAGCCACAAAGATGTTGCCAGGGCCATCCGGGCCACCTATAACGGGGAGATCTGGGCGGATCGCAAAGTCCTGACACATGTGCTGGAGAACTTGTACCGGAAAGTGCACGGGGTGAATGCGCCCCTCCTGGAGACGCAAGAGACTCTGACCGACCGGGAGCAGGAGATCGTCAGGTGGGTCATCCAGGGCATGACGAACAAAGAGATCGCCGTTCGACTTGGGATCAGCGATAAGACGGTAAAGAGCCATTTAAGCAATGTTTTCAGTAAGTTAAAGATTAGTCGGCGCTTGGAGCTCACCCTCCATCGGATCGCAGAACGTAACAGCTAA